TAGGTTTACGGCATCGTTCAAGGGCCCTTGAAAGTGTTTTTTAAACTGTTCCTCCTCGATTACTCTTGAGAACACCCACCTATTGACCTGAGACACTTCGTGCACATAGGCCCATACTGCGAGCAAGGAAAACCCAATTAACAGGCAAACTGAAAGAACAAGAAACCAGATCGGCTCGTTACCATCGCGTATGTGCCAAAGAATAGTGGCATAAAGGTATATACAGCACGCGACCAATGAACAAAGAGAAACCAAGATTGGTTCCCGCCATTTTAGATAGCTATTGGTATCATTTATTCTTTTGTTCAGAATTCTTCGTGCAAGCAACGCCATAAGCGCTAAAACGCAGAGAAACAAGACTTGAGGTAATAATGTTTCATAAAGCCATATATTAGTAAGGATCAAATATATTATGATAATTAAAATAGCAAAAATTAAGGAAAAATAAGAGCTATTTTCGCGGAACTGATCTGCTGTAAAAGATTTTTTCCAAGCCGATAAAAGAATGGTAGTAAGAGGAGAAATTGTTGCTCCCATTCCCGAATAAACTACGAAAATCCCCCAATCGAACATGCCGTTAATGACAATACCAGTAAAAACAATAGAAGGGCCAACCAATTGAATTAGACAAAATGGAATGATTGCTTGCCCCACAATAACCCCTTAGCGATCGACAACTAATAAGCTATATATTACCAGTAAAGTCAACGAATAACATTAAAACAAACACTTAATGGCATAATGCTATGTATAGGGTGTTATAGACTAACGTGCTGTCTAAAACAGCTTCTTCCCGTTCAAAACCGAGATGCCACATTCTTTGGCGAGGCTGCTTTGCTTGAACGGGTTGACCTTCTGCACGATGCCGTCACGCTTGAACAGCGAGCCGGTGTTTTTGAACCAGAACGTTTTATCTGCCTCTGTACATTGATCTCGGATGGCGAGCACCCACTCGTAATCGCAAACCCGTGCCTCGCGGCTGGTTTCGCCCCCGACGGTTACGTGATCGACCGCATCCAGGTACGGCCTTAGGTCGATCGGACCGAGAAGGGGCGAGCACGCGATGAAGCGCTTCTTGATGGGATGCGAAACCAAGTGGGGAAGACGCGCATCGGCCATCTCCTGGTTTTCGACGGAACAGCCGATGGTGACGTTGTCGTACCCGTTTCCCCAATCGTCGGGAAGCGAGACCTCGAAGCGCTCGATGCGTTTGGTGAGGATGAGGAACTCGAGATCGGGGCGCTCGCGCATCATGCTCCAGGCATCGATGCGCCACTCGTCGGCTTCTTTGAGGAAGAAATCACTCGCAAAGCACGTGATCACGGTTTTCCCGCCTGCGATGCGGGGGGCACCCTTTGCGTTTCGGGCGATTGGCTTGTCGAACTCGGCGGTTTTTGCAATCGTGTTCTGGCCGTGCCGCTTGGAGTAAGGGCCGTAGTAGAAACAGTACGTGCAGCCTTCGCTTGTTTGGTGGCAACCAGTCCAGGGGTCCCAATTCATCGGCAGAGCCTTTCTCGTATCAGCAGGCATCGGCATTCCAGCATACGCGACTTGGCTTTGAAGGGAAGCCCGCACGCGCATGCCGACAAGATCACCTGATTGTTCGGCTTGAGGCGGATTGCAGGGCTGCGAGGGCTACAAGGGTGCCGCGTCGTCACAGAATCGCAGCTTCCACAACCGTGGGCGCAGGTTCCGTGCGTGACGCTCTAGGGATCTTTGCCACAGAATCGCAGCTTCCACCACCGTGGGCGCAAGAGTCCAGTTCTATGGAGACCTGCTGAAAAGCTGTACTTTCTGCTGGTCGAACGAGGAGACACGCTTCGTGTCTTGCGCGTTTCGGCCTCCTTCGCCACAATGAACGAAGAAAGGGGGCACGGTGGAGCTTTCCGAAAAACTTCAATCCCTGCGAAAGCGGCAGGGGCTTACGCAGGAGCAGGTGGCCGATCGCCTCTACGTGTCGCGTACGGCTGTTTCGAAATGGGAGACGGGAAACGGATGCCCCAATCTCGATTCGCTCAAGGCGCTTGCCGCACTGTATGGGGTGACGGTTGACGAACTGCTCTCGGGCGATGAGCTCATCACGCTTGCGACAAAGGAGAACCGTGCGAATCTCGAGCGCACCCAGTGTCTGGTTGCGGGTCTGCTCGACATACTGGCGCTATCGTTTGCCTTCCTTCCCCTTGCGGGAATTCCGGAAGGATCGTTCGTTCGAGCCGTCTCGCTCGTCGAATACTATGAAGCGACGGGCTTTACCGTTGGGTACTTCGTTCTCCTCGGAACGTTGGCGGCAGCAGGCGTCGTCGAGCTAGTTGCCGGTGCCTTCGGCAGCAGCCGCATGCGATCCAGAAGCGCCGCAGCCTCGCTCGGCATCCAGGCGGTGGCGATCATGCTGTTCGCGGCATCGAGGCAACCGTACGTAACGGTGTTTCTGTTCATATTCTTTGCCGTGAAAACAGCTCTGCTCTTTGCAGCCCACAGAAATCCAGTGAGACGATAAGCGCCTGACGAGGCGTTCGCCCCGCATGGTGTCGCCGTGCGCGTCGATTCGCGGGCATGCGACACGAATCGGTTCTTGCCCTGCGCGCAGCAATGCGAAACTCTTGCAACGTGAAAGCCCTGGGTGCGAATGTGCCCCAGTGGCGAATCGATGGAAGGAGTTTCCGTATGGAGCTTACCGCGCAAGCCCTATGGCTCAACATGGCGTTTGGTCCTTTTGACTACGCCGTTTTGCAGGTGCTGCATCACCTTGCAGAAGCGGCCGGATGGGTGCTTACGCCGTTTTTCGGCCTTATCAGCTTGATTGGAGAAAAGGGCGTAGTGTTCTTCATACTCGGCATCGTGCTTGTCGTGTATAAGAAGACAAGAGTTTGGGGCCTGTGCATGCTCGCGGCTGTATGCATCGGCGCACTGCTCACGAACATCATCCTGAAAGATCTGATCGATCGACCGCGCCCGTTCGTTGACGAGGCGGGGGCTTTTTACGCATGGTGGCAGTACGTGGGAGCTCCCGAAGAATCAGGAGGATCGTTTCCCTCGGGGCACGTGACCGCTGCCGCTGCGGCGATGACGGCGCTTGTGCTTGCGGGCGGTCCCCGATACCTGTGGGCCGCCGTGCCAACAGTCGGCGCGATGGCCCTTTCGCGTCTGTATTTCATGGCGCACTACCCATCCGACGTGATCGCGGCAATGATCGTCGGTGTTGTGGCGGCGGTGCTCGCGTGGTTGCTGGTGCGTGCTGGTTGGTCGTATCACACCAGACGATTGCCATCGCACGCGCGAACCCAGGATGCCGACTGAACAGAGGGGCTCTCACTCAATCCCGAGTATACAGAGTTCACGCGTCTGACCAGCTTGTCCGTCTAGCCTCGAAACGCGGATTATCTGCGGAAGCGGAGGTAGGCCGCAGCCAGCGCGAGCTCCTGTCTCCATAACGCCGCCCGCTTCCTCTGCGCGTGCCAATCTGCAATTAGGCAACGGGCAATCTTGCTGGCTTACTGTTCTTGTCTCGATGGCTGCATGGCTGACGTTGCAAAGCAGCGGATAGAGATGAAATATTATCTGAATTTCGGTCAAGAAAGGCGCATGTAAGGTTATAATCCATTACCATGCGGGCGTGGTTCAATGGTAGAACTTGAGCTTCCCAAGCTTACAACGCGGGTTCGATTCCCGTCGCCCGCTCCATATGCAGCCGGATAGCCCCAAGCGGGGCTATTTTTCTTTCTCTCGCCCGTGTGCGTGTGACTCTGTACCGTGGCGTGCCTCCGCGATCAAGGATCCCACTTCGGCAAGCGATTCGGCGGTTCCTTGCATCATGCGGTAATAGCTGTATACGCAAAAATAAAAGAGGAGGATTCCGCCGTATGCCGCGAGAGCTTCGGGCCGCACCTCAGTGAGGCCGATTGCAGCAAATAAACCGAGGAACAGCGGAATGCCGACCACGCCGAATATGTCGCTCGCCGTTTTGTAGTGAGCGTGCGCAGCGCGCAAGGCGGCTTCAAGCTTGAAGCGATCCTGCTCGTCAAGCGATTCGAAGGCCGCGCGATACCGTTCGTCGTAGCAAGGGACCGCTCCAGCTAAAAGACCGCTGCTGAGCGCCGTCGCGCGTATCCACGCGCTCACCTTCATGGTGCGGGCTGCTTCGGGCATCTTCTCTATCAAGGTTGCTACGGTTTTTTTCACGGGCGTTCCTTTCGCGGTCGGGCGGAAGGATTCTACCACCTCGGGCAATCCAGCCTATTCGATTCGCGGCCTTATATCGTAATCTCATACCTAAAACCGTATCCAGCCTGTTTTCGCCGTGTTGCCCATCCCGTAGTAGAATGCCTGTTGTAACCATGCACCGCGGAGCTGTGCGCTCTGCGTGCGGGGGCTTTCGCCTCCCGCCAAACCGACAGGAGCATCTCATGCAACGCCGCTTCGATACCTTCATCTTCGATCTCGATGGGACTCTGCTCGATACGCTCCCCGACCTCGTTGCGCTGACGAACCGGGCGCTTGCCGATTCGGGCTTTCCCGCGCGGACCGAAGACGAGATACTCAGCTTCGTCGGCAACGGGGTCCGAGCCCTGATGGATCAGGCCGTTCCGCTCGGAACCGAGCCGGCGGCTGCAGAGGCAGCTATGCAGCTGTGGCGCGAGCTGTACCCAGCTTGCGGCATCGAGCTCACCGTAGCTTACGACGGCATCGCCGAGTTGCTTGCCGAGCTTAAGGCGCGCGGGAAAAAGCTTGCCGTGCTCTCGAACAAGTTCGATCAAGGGGTGCGCGACCTCATCCCCCTGTTCTTTCCCGATACCTTCGATGTGGTGCACGGCGAATGCAAAGACATTCCCCGCAAGCCCGATCCCGCAGGGCTGCTCCACACCATCGAAGAGCTCGGGGCGAACCCGGAAACGACGGCGTACGTGGGCGATTCGGGAAGCGATATGCTCACCGGGCATCGCGCGGGTGTATTCGCGATCGGTGTTTCCTGGGGATATCGCTCCGTCGATGAGCTGCAGCAAAACGGTGCGCTCGCAATCGTGCACGAGCCGGCAGAAATCCTCGCGTTTGCGTAGGGCGAGCATGCGTACTCTGGGCAGTGCAGCGGGGTCTCATATGGAAGCACCGTCCCGTTCACGTGGCTATTTTATGGGATTGTGCGTTCGATGGTAGAATAGTAAGCTCGGAATCGGCATGCTCGTTCGGTGTCGAGTTGCATACCTAGGAGTTTGTACATGGCATCACGGAATCCTCAATCGAACCGTCCGCCGCGTTCTTCGCATACACCGCCCTCGGTTCGCGCCGCCCGTTCGGCACGCGCCGCTCAGTCGGGGCGCATCGCTTCTAAGTCGGCCGCGCAATCCTTTGCCCGGCAAGACCCCGATACCCCGACGAGCCATCAGGCGTATCGCTCGGCATACACGCCAGGTTCGCAAGGCAAGGGGGCAAACAGCGCCTATGCTCGCCAAGCCCCTGCTTCGGGTCAGTACTCCCGCAATAACCCCCAGTATTCGAAAGCGGCAAAGAAGAAGGGCCGCGGGAAAAAGATAGCCATCGGCGTGGTATGCACGCTGCTGGTCTTGGTGTTGGGTGGAGGCACCGCCATGGCGCTCTACGTCAACAACATCAACAATGCGCTTCAAGGCGATAAGAGCGAAGAAGAGAAAATGGCCATTCAGGACGTGCTCGCTCCGAAAAAGAGCTTTAACGAGCCGTTCTACATCATGCTCATCGGCTCCGATGCACGCGAAGACAGCGATGAGATGGGGCAGCGCTCCGATACGAACATCGTTGTGCGTGTCGATCCGACTACGTGCGTGGTGAGCCTTGTGTCCATCCCCCGCGATACGATGATCGACATCGATGGGTACGGCAGAAACAAGTTCAATGCGGCGTACAACTACGGTGGTGCAAGTGCAACCATCAAAGAGGCCAACCAGCTTCTCGGCGTCGACATCTCGCACTATGCTGAGATCAACTTCGAGAAACTCATCGAACTGGTAGATGTGATCGGCGGTGTCGAAATCGACGTGCAGGATCGAATCAACGATCCTGATGCCGGCCCCGTTATCATCGAGGCGGGGCTGCAAACGCTCAACGGCGAGGCGGCTCTCGTATACGCGCGCAGCCGCATGTTCGTCGACGGTGATTTTACGAGGACCACGCACCAGCGCGAGCTGATCGAAGCCATCGTCAAGAAGGTGCTTTCGTTGCCGGTGACCGATCTGCCCGGCGTCATCGAGAAGGCTGCCAGCTGCGTGACCACCGATTTATCGGTGTCGGACATTATTGCGCTTGCGACGCAATTCCAAGACCTTGGCAAGCTCACCATGTATTCCGCTATGGTTCCTACAGCCATCGTGCCGTATCTGATCGATGGAGTGTCCTATGTCGTATCCGACGGCACGTCGCTCGCGGAGATGATGAAGCTTGTCGAAGCAGGGGAGGATCCGAGCGTGATCGATCCTGCCCCTGCTTTCGATGCGTCCATGATTCCCTCGGGTCTCGGGGGAGGCGAGCAATCGTATAGCAACAGCTACGACAGCTACAGTTACGAAGATTATTCGGGCAACGATTATTCGTACAACGACGGCGGAGGCTACCAGGATTACGGCGGAGGATCCGGTTACCCCGATCAGGGCGGCTCTGGTACAGGTGGCAACGATTATTCGGGTGGTGACGATTCGAACGGCGGATCATCGGGCGGCGGATCGGCAGAAGGCGGCGGCGCGGTCGAACAACCGAGCGGTTCGTCAGGCGATGCAGTTGCAAGCGGCGGCGACGGAGCAGGAGTCGCGAACGCTGCTTAAGCTCGTATCGCGCTGTTCTTACTGTAATTGTAATCTTCGTGTAGCAAACCCCTGGTATTACGGACGAAGAGAAACGCCCCCGACACTCGGGGGCGTTTACTGATTTCGAGGTTTTGTGCCTAAATATAATATACTGAAGGACCTGTTCCCTCTTCTTCCTTCCACTGGTGTCCGTTTTTGCTCATGATCAGCTTGCTTACTTCGCTCTCGGGATTGTTGATATCGCCAAAGAACCGCGCTTGACCAGGACAGGATTCGACGCAGAAGGGAAGCTCCCCGGTGCTAACTCTCCCGGCACAGAAATTGCATTTGGTGGAGAGGTTAGCTTCTTCGTCGACGACGGGCATTGAGTAAGGGCATGCAGCAACGCATGTGCCGCATCCTATGCACACTTCAGCATCGTTGGAGACGATTCCCGTCGATTCGTCTTTTTGCATGGCTCCCGTGGGACAGTTGGCAACGCACGATGGTTTTTCGCAATGGTTGCATACGAGCGGACGGAATGAAAGACGGACGTCTGGAAATGTCCCGGTCGCTTGATAGAGAGTGTCCCCATCAAGGCTCTCGATGCGGTTCCAGTAGCGATCGCCTGTGATTTCGTTGCATACCTTGCAGCTGACCACGCACGTTTGGCAGCCGAAGCAACGAGTGGTGTCGATAACCATGCCGTATTGAATGTCGCTCATTGTTCTTCCCCCTATGCTTTTTCGACTTCAACGAGCACATCGTATAGTGCAGCGTTTGACTGGCTGTAGAATTCTTCCGCTTCGTTTTTCTTGTAATGTGTCAGATATTGATAGTTGCCTTCGATGAAATGGTCAGGCGTCCATCCATGGGGTATGGCAACCGAGCCAGGGACGATCCCCTCGGTCAGAAAAGCTCTTACTTTGCATTCGCCTCTGTCGTTATACACTCGTACGACGTCGCCGTGTTGTATGCCACGTGATTCGGCGTCCTTCGTGTTCATCTGAAGCTGCGGCTCGGTTCCTACTGCTTTAAGCGAATCGGCAAGCATATGCTGGGTGTGAATAGTGATCCTATCGTGATATTGGAGAAAGACAAGAGGATACTTTTCGCCCAGTTCGCCATGAGGATCTTCGTGGGGCGGGCGATACGTGGGAACGTGAAGGCCGAATTGAGCAAGAGAATCGGTATAGAACTCGAAGCGCCCTGAGTCGGTTAAGAACTTTTTGTCACCCCAGTTGAAGACTGGTTCGAAAATACCGTCCTCACGGCCGTAAATGCCGTCTTCCTTGAAGGTTTCAAAATCGAGATTCTTTACTCCTGGGTGATCGCTTGTGACGAATTCGCGGATCCACTCTTCATCGGTACAAGGCCAATATTCTTCAACGCCGACTTTCGGGGCGAGCATCGTCATGATTTCGCAGTCTGTCTTGCTTTCGCCCAAGGGAGCGATATGGGGTTGATTGAGTTGAATCCACGGTACACGATCGTTAATGTCCCAGGATTCCCAATTGGTGGTGGCGGGGAGGACGATGTCAGAGTATTTTGCCGTCATGGTCCAAAACGGATCGCAGGTAACGATAAAATCAACGGCAGGAAGAACCTCGTCGACAATCTTATGCAAATCAGGACTCATGTTGACGAAGTTGGAGGTAGCGAACCACAGAAACTTGACTTTCCCCTCAATAGCTTTATCGTAAAACTCAGAAGTCTTGTGTTCCAGGTTTCCTACTTGCACTGCCGATAGGTAAGCGGGTCCTCTACTGTCCCCACCTGTGTCCATCCACCTTTCAAAGTTGAGCGCACTTCCTGTGTAATCGACTGGTTTGAGGGGGTTTCCAATGCCCTGAGAGTAGATATGGCTTGCCCCACCGCCGCTTTTACCAATATTTCCGCAGATGGCAGCCAGGGTTCCTACGGCTCTGAAAGGGAGGAACGAGTAATTTACGCGCTGGATTCCTTGCGTCATGCGAATACCCGCGGGTTTTGCGGAAGCGTATTCATATGCAAGCGTTTCTATCGTATCTTGCGCAAGGCCGGTGATAGCGCTTGCCGTTCCCAGGTCATAGGCAGCAACTTCTTTAAGCAGATCATCAAAAGTTGGATGACAGGCAACGCCATCGACGACAAACGAGCCGCTCAATGCGAGGGTGCTTTCGGGTCCCGAGGTTCCATCGTCGTTTCCTCCTGCGTCAGCAGGATCGATCTCGATGGCTGCGTTCGCTGCGGTATCCCAAGCAACGTATGTTCCCTCGTTGGGATGGAGATACTCCCCGGTCGCGTCATCGACAAGCAAGGGCGCGCATGAATAATTTGCAAGCCAAGTTTTGTCGTGAAGATCGTTCTCGATGATAAGCTTCATCATCGCTAAAGCGAGAACGGGGTCCGTTTGGGGTCGGATGGGGACCCATTGGTCGGCCATGGCGGCAGTCGAGCTCAACCTAGGGTCGATGACTATGAATTTCGCTCCGTTCTCCTTTGCGTTTAGCAGATACTTAGCCTCGGAGGTGTGGGTGTCCATAGAATTGCCGCCCCACCAGATGATAAGCTCCGAATTCATGTAGTCTCGCGTGTCGTGGCCGGCACGTTGTGCCCCATACATCATGTCCATGGCAACGGAAGCTCCGTGGTCGGACATAATCCCCTCCACTGTCCAAATGGCGGCTCCTAAGCAATTCGCCATACGCATGGGCGATTCCCATGCGAGTTTTGCCATGTTGCCGGTGAAGTAGTAAAACGTCGCAAGCTTCGGATCTTCGTCGAGAACGGCATTGAGTTTTTCAGCGATTGTATCGATCGCCTCGTCCCAGCTGATGCGTTCGAAGTCTCCTGAACCGCGCTCGCCCGTACGCTTCATGGGGTACATGGTGCGTACCGTTTCGTCTTGAATGCGTTGAATGTATGAGATGCCTCGCAAACAGCAGTTGGCGTAATCAGGGCGACCGGGCATTTGCCCCGGTTCGATTGCGACGAGTTTGCCGTCACGGATCGTTCCTTGCAAACTGCAGGCCGAGTTGCAGTTGTACGAGCAGAATCCATGAACGATTCGCTGCTCTGCAGCGTCGGATTGCGCGGTGCCGGCGTTTTGCTCTGGAATTTCGCTAGCGCAACCCGCCATGCCCGTTCCAAGCACCGAGGCAACTGTGATGGTGCCGACGCCTTTGACAAAGGTTCGGCGTGACAGCTTCCCGTCTTTATGAAAATATTCAAATCCCCTGCTACCCATATTTCTTGCTCCTTCCCTCTGCTTCCATACCGTACTTCGGTGCAAAGAAGCACCCAACCGAAGTAAAGGATACCGACAGAAAGAGAAAGCTTCATCGCTAGATAAGGTTCTTGAGCAATCCTGAAAAACTGTAAAACAGGATTTCAGAAAAGGCGGAATAACCAGTCTGACTTCATGTCAGAATTTCTCCAATCTACGTATAATAAGAAAGGGTATATCTCGAAAAGGAATTGCGTCGGTAGGGCTTTTGTTTTCTGCAAGATGCGTCCTTTTTGGCTGATATGGGGGATGCAATGGGAAAAAACAGTACGTACGAGGTGGATCCTGGCAAAGCCATCGACTTTAGTCCGAAATCACTTGAAACGTTCGAGTATCGTCCTTCTCCAAGTTGCTTAGAGAAAGTAGCTTATGCCGAACAGGGGCTTGCGCGTCTTGACGAACGGTTGCGGTTTCACGAATACAGCGACATCGTAAGCGGGTACCTGATGGATCTCGACGCGGTAGCTTCAGGGCGTATTTCGGGGGAACGAGTTTCCCTACGTGATCTTTTTTTCTGGCATTTCTTTTTAACGCTATCGAACGCAAACAAAGAAATCCCCGAATTTATCGAAATCAACCGTCCCGATCTCTCTGCTTCCTATGTTGAGGGTTACAGAAAGAGCCTTTCTTTCCTTAAGGCTCATAAGGGCGAAATGGATCTCGCCTTCTTGCTTGAGGTATACGAAGGTCTCCTTCCGGCAAGCGACAAGTCGGGCCTTCGGACGAGCGGGGTGTCCTTCGGCGAGAGTGGACAAAAAGGAATTGATCTGTACGAGCCCGCTCGTCCTGACGAGGTAGCTCTGCTTTTGAAAAACCTTTTAGATTTCTGCACCGTCTCTTATTCAACGCCTCTTGTCCAAACGGCTCTTGCACATTTTAGATTCGAAGCGATCTATCCTTTCGAAAACGGATCAGATTACATGGGGCGCCTTCTTTCACACGCGGTGATCATGAATCGAGGGCTTGAATCGCATGTTGTCGTTCCCATCGGCATGTACGCTGCAATACATGTTGCCATGCACTCAAACAATCTTTTTCCCTACAAGGCAAAACGGCAGCAGAGCCAGCATTTTGTGAACCGTGCCGTCGAAGACTTTCTAAACGGTTGCTGCGTCTGCGCTGACTATGCC
Above is a genomic segment from Raoultibacter phocaeensis containing:
- a CDS encoding DUF5131 family protein, whose amino-acid sequence is MNWDPWTGCHQTSEGCTYCFYYGPYSKRHGQNTIAKTAEFDKPIARNAKGAPRIAGGKTVITCFASDFFLKEADEWRIDAWSMMRERPDLEFLILTKRIERFEVSLPDDWGNGYDNVTIGCSVENQEMADARLPHLVSHPIKKRFIACSPLLGPIDLRPYLDAVDHVTVGGETSREARVCDYEWVLAIRDQCTEADKTFWFKNTGSLFKRDGIVQKVNPFKQSSLAKECGISVLNGKKLF
- a CDS encoding helix-turn-helix domain-containing protein, with protein sequence MELSEKLQSLRKRQGLTQEQVADRLYVSRTAVSKWETGNGCPNLDSLKALAALYGVTVDELLSGDELITLATKENRANLERTQCLVAGLLDILALSFAFLPLAGIPEGSFVRAVSLVEYYEATGFTVGYFVLLGTLAAAGVVELVAGAFGSSRMRSRSAAASLGIQAVAIMLFAASRQPYVTVFLFIFFAVKTALLFAAHRNPVRR
- a CDS encoding phosphatase PAP2 family protein produces the protein MELTAQALWLNMAFGPFDYAVLQVLHHLAEAAGWVLTPFFGLISLIGEKGVVFFILGIVLVVYKKTRVWGLCMLAAVCIGALLTNIILKDLIDRPRPFVDEAGAFYAWWQYVGAPEESGGSFPSGHVTAAAAAMTALVLAGGPRYLWAAVPTVGAMALSRLYFMAHYPSDVIAAMIVGVVAAVLAWLLVRAGWSYHTRRLPSHARTQDAD
- a CDS encoding HAD family hydrolase; the protein is MQRRFDTFIFDLDGTLLDTLPDLVALTNRALADSGFPARTEDEILSFVGNGVRALMDQAVPLGTEPAAAEAAMQLWRELYPACGIELTVAYDGIAELLAELKARGKKLAVLSNKFDQGVRDLIPLFFPDTFDVVHGECKDIPRKPDPAGLLHTIEELGANPETTAYVGDSGSDMLTGHRAGVFAIGVSWGYRSVDELQQNGALAIVHEPAEILAFA
- a CDS encoding LCP family protein, which produces MASRNPQSNRPPRSSHTPPSVRAARSARAAQSGRIASKSAAQSFARQDPDTPTSHQAYRSAYTPGSQGKGANSAYARQAPASGQYSRNNPQYSKAAKKKGRGKKIAIGVVCTLLVLVLGGGTAMALYVNNINNALQGDKSEEEKMAIQDVLAPKKSFNEPFYIMLIGSDAREDSDEMGQRSDTNIVVRVDPTTCVVSLVSIPRDTMIDIDGYGRNKFNAAYNYGGASATIKEANQLLGVDISHYAEINFEKLIELVDVIGGVEIDVQDRINDPDAGPVIIEAGLQTLNGEAALVYARSRMFVDGDFTRTTHQRELIEAIVKKVLSLPVTDLPGVIEKAASCVTTDLSVSDIIALATQFQDLGKLTMYSAMVPTAIVPYLIDGVSYVVSDGTSLAEMMKLVEAGEDPSVIDPAPAFDASMIPSGLGGGEQSYSNSYDSYSYEDYSGNDYSYNDGGGYQDYGGGSGYPDQGGSGTGGNDYSGGDDSNGGSSGGGSAEGGGAVEQPSGSSGDAVASGGDGAGVANAA
- a CDS encoding 4Fe-4S dicluster domain-containing protein, with the protein product MSDIQYGMVIDTTRCFGCQTCVVSCKVCNEITGDRYWNRIESLDGDTLYQATGTFPDVRLSFRPLVCNHCEKPSCVANCPTGAMQKDESTGIVSNDAEVCIGCGTCVAACPYSMPVVDEEANLSTKCNFCAGRVSTGELPFCVESCPGQARFFGDINNPESEVSKLIMSKNGHQWKEEEGTGPSVYYI
- a CDS encoding molybdopterin-dependent oxidoreductase → MGSRGFEYFHKDGKLSRRTFVKGVGTITVASVLGTGMAGCASEIPEQNAGTAQSDAAEQRIVHGFCSYNCNSACSLQGTIRDGKLVAIEPGQMPGRPDYANCCLRGISYIQRIQDETVRTMYPMKRTGERGSGDFERISWDEAIDTIAEKLNAVLDEDPKLATFYYFTGNMAKLAWESPMRMANCLGAAIWTVEGIMSDHGASVAMDMMYGAQRAGHDTRDYMNSELIIWWGGNSMDTHTSEAKYLLNAKENGAKFIVIDPRLSSTAAMADQWVPIRPQTDPVLALAMMKLIIENDLHDKTWLANYSCAPLLVDDATGEYLHPNEGTYVAWDTAANAAIEIDPADAGGNDDGTSGPESTLALSGSFVVDGVACHPTFDDLLKEVAAYDLGTASAITGLAQDTIETLAYEYASAKPAGIRMTQGIQRVNYSFLPFRAVGTLAAICGNIGKSGGGASHIYSQGIGNPLKPVDYTGSALNFERWMDTGGDSRGPAYLSAVQVGNLEHKTSEFYDKAIEGKVKFLWFATSNFVNMSPDLHKIVDEVLPAVDFIVTCDPFWTMTAKYSDIVLPATTNWESWDINDRVPWIQLNQPHIAPLGESKTDCEIMTMLAPKVGVEEYWPCTDEEWIREFVTSDHPGVKNLDFETFKEDGIYGREDGIFEPVFNWGDKKFLTDSGRFEFYTDSLAQFGLHVPTYRPPHEDPHGELGEKYPLVFLQYHDRITIHTQHMLADSLKAVGTEPQLQMNTKDAESRGIQHGDVVRVYNDRGECKVRAFLTEGIVPGSVAIPHGWTPDHFIEGNYQYLTHYKKNEAEEFYSQSNAALYDVLVEVEKA
- a CDS encoding Fic family protein, whose product is MGKNSTYEVDPGKAIDFSPKSLETFEYRPSPSCLEKVAYAEQGLARLDERLRFHEYSDIVSGYLMDLDAVASGRISGERVSLRDLFFWHFFLTLSNANKEIPEFIEINRPDLSASYVEGYRKSLSFLKAHKGEMDLAFLLEVYEGLLPASDKSGLRTSGVSFGESGQKGIDLYEPARPDEVALLLKNLLDFCTVSYSTPLVQTALAHFRFEAIYPFENGSDYMGRLLSHAVIMNRGLESHVVVPIGMYAAIHVAMHSNNLFPYKAKRQQSQHFVNRAVEDFLNGCCVCADYAVSISLKLIGEIQKITKRWDSMLGRVRPDSALKIVMHAILAMPIFNADYLVAATGRSSTAVNTAINQLIRSGVARQISTGKRNRLFEAPDIIALFDWIETSMFPDDAPCRDDFSYQSVSFQNG